A part of Olleya sp. Bg11-27 genomic DNA contains:
- a CDS encoding four helix bundle protein, which yields MGRSILKDKSYAFAILIVKLSQLLVTEQKEYVLSKQLLRSGTAVGALIREAEFAQSKADFIHKMSIALKEANETLYWIDLLKDTNYIDKQQYENHFHLNKELVAMLVSSIKTSKSRL from the coding sequence ATGGGAAGAAGTATTTTAAAAGATAAAAGTTATGCCTTTGCTATTTTAATTGTGAAATTATCTCAATTACTAGTTACAGAACAAAAGGAATATGTTTTAAGTAAACAACTTTTAAGAAGTGGAACAGCTGTTGGAGCGTTAATTCGTGAAGCAGAATTTGCACAGAGTAAAGCAGATTTTATTCATAAAATGAGTATTGCTCTTAAAGAAGCCAATGAAACTTTGTATTGGATCGATTTATTAAAAGACACTAATTATATTGATAAACAGCAATATGAAAATCATTTCCATTTAAATAAAGAATTGGTAGCTATGTTGGTTAGTTCCATAAAAACATCAAAATCTAGATTATAA
- a CDS encoding helix-turn-helix domain-containing protein codes for MGQTLLIKNMVCARCKSTIIDLLESKGLDIDAIELGKIIVKQEVIEQYTAIKNELKDLGFELIEDESKMLIEKIKVVVIQCVSENNVNAVFSKISKEIDKNDSAISKLFSKSEGITLEKYIINLKIEKVKEYIQLNQLNFSEIAHNLNYNNSSHLAKQFKTVTGMSMSEYRKLQDWDRKELDQIV; via the coding sequence ATGGGACAGACACTACTAATCAAAAATATGGTTTGTGCAAGATGTAAATCTACTATAATAGATTTATTGGAAAGTAAAGGGCTAGACATTGACGCTATAGAATTAGGTAAAATAATCGTAAAACAAGAGGTCATAGAGCAGTATACAGCTATAAAAAATGAGCTTAAAGATTTAGGTTTTGAGCTTATTGAAGATGAATCTAAAATGTTAATTGAGAAAATTAAAGTTGTTGTCATTCAATGTGTTTCAGAGAATAATGTCAATGCTGTTTTTTCTAAAATTTCAAAAGAAATTGATAAAAATGATTCAGCAATCAGTAAACTTTTTAGTAAATCTGAAGGTATAACCCTCGAGAAATATATTATCAATTTAAAAATTGAAAAAGTAAAAGAATACATTCAATTAAATCAGCTAAATTTTTCTGAAATAGCACATAATCTAAATTATAATAACAGTAGTCATTTAGCGAAACAGTTTAAAACCGTCACAGGAATGTCTATGTCCGAATACCGAAAATTGCAAGATTGGGATCGCAAAGAATTAGACCAAATTGTATAA
- a CDS encoding efflux RND transporter periplasmic adaptor subunit, with product MKKYIIYTAVLAVGLLLGWFLFGGASNTETEHKHDAKAETHQMWTCSMHPQIMQPESGSCPICGMDLIPAESSAKGLLADQFKLSENAMALANIQTSIVGNGNTEDNAITLSGKIVENEDNTAIQPAHFDGRIEKLYIKSLGEKVNKGQAIAKIYSADLIAAQQELITTYSIRESQPQLFKAVQNKFKNWKIHGSQLDDVLKTGQVKTSFTIYSHVSGVVTEIAVSDGAHIMDGKPIFKVSNLATVWANFDVYEKQISQFKKGQNIDVVTNAYANKVFKGTVDFIDPILDTRTRTVKLRVVLDNKDQILKPGLFVEGKIKGITASKSDALSIPTTAVLWTGKRSVVYIKSKPNEPVFEMREITLGIQIGDKYQVLEGLNAGDEVVTNGTFTVDAAAQLQGKKSMMNKKGGKVMTGHEGHLGMETTTNTTHQKGANTERIDVSKQFQNQLKVVFNDYIQLKEALLKDDINTIKAESKQLLNDLSKVDMTLLTSQEAHKQWMSLEKELKSVTTLLSNTSEIEDIRLHFKNLSSKLTEVIEVFGINEKVYHQFCPMGDNNKGVYWLSKKEHVINPYFGGKMLTCGEVRQTIE from the coding sequence ATGAAAAAATATATAATTTATACAGCAGTATTAGCGGTTGGATTACTACTGGGATGGTTTCTTTTTGGAGGCGCTTCTAATACTGAAACAGAACATAAGCATGATGCTAAAGCAGAAACTCACCAAATGTGGACCTGCTCTATGCATCCACAAATAATGCAACCCGAATCTGGCTCATGCCCTATTTGTGGTATGGATTTAATTCCTGCAGAAAGTAGCGCTAAAGGGTTATTAGCCGACCAGTTTAAACTATCTGAAAATGCTATGGCATTAGCCAATATTCAAACGTCAATAGTTGGTAATGGTAATACGGAAGATAATGCCATAACATTATCAGGTAAAATTGTAGAAAACGAAGACAATACAGCCATACAACCTGCGCATTTTGACGGAAGAATAGAAAAGTTATATATTAAGTCTTTAGGCGAAAAGGTTAATAAAGGACAAGCTATTGCTAAAATTTATTCGGCAGATTTAATTGCAGCACAGCAAGAATTGATAACGACCTATAGTATTAGAGAATCCCAACCTCAGTTATTCAAAGCAGTGCAAAACAAGTTTAAAAACTGGAAAATTCATGGTTCTCAATTAGACGACGTTTTAAAAACGGGACAAGTAAAAACAAGTTTTACAATATATTCTCATGTATCTGGTGTTGTTACAGAAATTGCGGTGAGTGATGGTGCACATATCATGGATGGAAAACCCATTTTTAAAGTTTCTAATTTAGCAACAGTTTGGGCAAATTTTGATGTGTATGAAAAGCAAATTAGTCAATTCAAAAAAGGACAAAATATTGACGTTGTGACTAATGCTTACGCGAATAAAGTATTTAAAGGCACTGTAGATTTTATAGATCCTATTTTAGATACCAGAACTAGAACTGTAAAATTACGCGTAGTACTTGATAACAAAGACCAAATATTAAAACCTGGTCTATTTGTTGAAGGGAAAATAAAAGGAATCACCGCGAGTAAATCCGATGCTTTATCTATACCAACAACAGCCGTTTTATGGACAGGAAAACGCTCTGTAGTCTATATTAAATCGAAGCCTAATGAACCTGTTTTTGAAATGCGTGAAATTACATTAGGTATTCAAATTGGTGATAAGTATCAAGTTTTAGAAGGTTTAAACGCTGGTGATGAAGTGGTAACCAACGGAACCTTTACAGTAGATGCTGCTGCACAGTTACAAGGCAAAAAATCTATGATGAATAAAAAAGGAGGCAAAGTTATGACGGGACATGAAGGCCATTTAGGAATGGAAACGACCACAAATACAACGCATCAAAAAGGGGCTAATACTGAACGAATAGACGTTTCAAAACAATTTCAGAACCAATTAAAAGTTGTCTTTAATGATTATATCCAATTGAAAGAGGCCTTACTTAAAGACGATATAAACACTATTAAAGCAGAATCAAAACAACTACTAAATGATTTGTCTAAAGTTGACATGACATTACTAACAAGTCAAGAGGCTCATAAACAATGGATGTCACTTGAAAAAGAACTAAAATCTGTTACTACGTTACTTTCGAACACTTCTGAAATTGAAGATATAAGATTACATTTTAAAAATCTGTCTTCGAAATTAACAGAGGTCATTGAAGTTTTTGGAATAAACGAAAAAGTATATCACCAGTTTTGTCCAATGGGAGACAACAATAAAGGGGTGTATTGGCTGAGTAAAAAGGAACATGTGATTAACCCTTATTTTGGAGGTAAAATGCTGACTTGTGGAGAAGTAAGACAAACCATCGAATAA
- a CDS encoding OmpA family protein, with product MKHYYKIFTFTLIFAFFAQLSFAQKTVNPWSFETGLSTVDLYPVGENAPQGDYFDEFFNLNDHYNLGFYVGATRRLTKNLSITAKGTVNEISKWGDFGQADESILVDNLKYYGLDGMLNYSFGQGKLQPFIGIGGGYTWIEEGTFNTFSTAEGSDNLVGAGTANGSVGFKYWISDKFALKLQTTYKHSFEDYLPKHWDHNFGIVYTLEKGEDHSITTSAFVPNNKRWSFEAGAAVIDFYPVGENSPQGEYFDEFFNLNDHYNLGVYAAVTRNLTNNLSITAKGTASEIKKWGDFGAADESVLVDNLKYYGLDGMVNYSFGQNRLQPFIAVGGGYTWIEEGPFNTSTLDGSNSLIGAGTVNGAVGVKYWISEDIGVNLQSTYKHSFEDYLPKHWNHNLGLIYKFGTEKVAEPVVSNDRDEDGVPNDYDVCPDTFGLAAFGGCPDTDGDGVADKDDLCPKVKGLIEFGGCPDTDGDGFPDNKDKCPEVKGTDNGCPLKIVETAPVVPVTGLRKVYFNYNSSKLDQNAKVILDEIAASIGDDSNYAVSIEGHADSRGSDNYNYNLSVVRAQEIKNYLTSKNIADSDITISGKGESQPLSTNDTEAGRALNRRVELTINITAK from the coding sequence ATGAAACATTATTACAAGATTTTTACATTCACATTAATATTTGCATTTTTTGCGCAATTATCTTTTGCACAAAAGACAGTTAATCCTTGGTCTTTTGAGACTGGTTTAAGTACTGTTGATCTTTATCCTGTTGGAGAAAATGCACCACAGGGAGATTATTTTGACGAATTTTTTAACCTTAACGATCACTATAATTTAGGATTTTATGTAGGGGCGACAAGACGCTTAACTAAAAATTTATCTATTACTGCTAAAGGAACGGTAAACGAAATTTCTAAATGGGGAGATTTTGGACAAGCTGACGAAAGTATATTAGTTGATAACCTTAAGTATTATGGTTTAGACGGTATGTTAAATTATTCTTTTGGACAAGGTAAACTACAGCCATTTATTGGTATTGGTGGAGGTTACACTTGGATAGAAGAAGGAACGTTTAATACGTTTTCTACAGCAGAAGGTTCAGATAATTTAGTAGGCGCAGGAACAGCTAACGGATCTGTTGGATTTAAGTACTGGATTAGCGATAAGTTTGCATTAAAATTACAAACAACTTACAAGCATTCGTTTGAAGATTATTTACCTAAGCATTGGGATCATAATTTTGGTATTGTTTACACGCTTGAAAAAGGTGAAGACCATTCAATTACAACAAGCGCTTTTGTACCAAATAACAAACGTTGGTCTTTTGAAGCAGGTGCGGCGGTTATCGATTTTTACCCTGTAGGAGAAAATAGTCCACAAGGAGAATATTTTGACGAATTCTTTAACCTTAACGATCACTATAATTTAGGTGTCTATGCGGCGGTTACAAGAAATTTAACGAATAACTTATCTATTACTGCAAAAGGAACGGCTAGTGAAATAAAAAAATGGGGTGATTTTGGAGCAGCAGATGAAAGTGTTTTAGTTGATAATTTAAAATATTATGGACTTGATGGTATGGTTAACTATAGCTTTGGACAAAATAGACTTCAACCTTTTATTGCAGTTGGAGGTGGTTATACTTGGATTGAAGAAGGTCCTTTTAATACATCTACATTAGATGGTTCTAATAGCTTAATTGGAGCAGGAACAGTAAATGGTGCTGTTGGAGTTAAATATTGGATTAGCGAAGACATAGGTGTTAATTTACAATCAACTTATAAGCATTCTTTTGAAGATTATTTGCCTAAACATTGGAATCATAACTTAGGTTTAATTTACAAATTTGGGACAGAAAAAGTAGCAGAGCCAGTAGTATCTAATGATAGAGATGAAGATGGTGTGCCAAATGATTACGATGTATGTCCTGATACCTTTGGTTTAGCTGCGTTTGGTGGTTGTCCTGATACGGATGGTGACGGTGTTGCTGATAAAGATGATTTATGTCCTAAAGTAAAAGGTTTAATTGAATTTGGTGGTTGTCCTGATACAGATGGCGATGGTTTTCCTGATAATAAAGACAAGTGTCCAGAGGTTAAAGGAACTGATAATGGATGTCCATTAAAAATAGTTGAAACAGCACCTGTTGTACCAGTTACTGGATTAAGAAAAGTGTATTTCAATTATAATAGTTCTAAACTGGATCAAAATGCTAAAGTCATTTTAGATGAAATCGCAGCTAGTATTGGAGATGATTCTAATTATGCTGTTTCTATTGAAGGTCATGCTGATAGTAGAGGAAGTGATAATTATAATTATAACCTTTCTGTTGTTAGAGCTCAAGAAATTAAAAATTATTTAACTTCTAAAAACATCGCAGATAGTGATATTACTATTTCTGGTAAAGGAGAGTCTCAACCATTAAGTACTAATGATACGGAAGCGGGAAGAGCTTTAAATAGAAGAGTAGAATTAACTATAAACATTACTGCTAAGTAA
- a CDS encoding TolC family protein produces the protein MTNSIKKVLHFIVFSFSLFSVHSVNSQELETYIATALENNPEIQKFELQYAIATEKVNEVNTLPNTDFSASYFVIEPETRTGTQRFKVSAKQMFPWFGTITSRENYASALAEIDYEAIVIAKRKLIVSVLESYYKLYVNKAKQAVLTENIELLDTYEALALTSVEVGKASAVDVFRLQIRQNELEQLQQVLEYEFLAEQTAFNKLLNRDSAIEVPIVQSLLMPSEALEITTENLALHPELLKYDRLFNSVTQSELLNQKESHLSFGFGIDYINIQPDSDITFSKNGQDILMPTVSLSIPIFNKKYKSKTKQNKLQQQEIEFQKQDRLNTLETLLDKAINDRKSARISYNTQVKNLKQAKDAESILVRSYETGTIDFNDVLDIQELQLKFQINQIESIKSYYLQTTIINYLIQ, from the coding sequence ATGACAAATTCTATAAAAAAAGTACTGCATTTCATTGTTTTTAGTTTTTCACTTTTTAGTGTTCACTCTGTAAATTCTCAAGAACTAGAAACTTACATTGCTACCGCTTTGGAAAATAATCCTGAGATTCAGAAATTTGAATTACAATACGCTATTGCTACAGAAAAAGTGAATGAAGTTAATACGCTACCAAACACCGATTTTAGTGCTAGTTATTTTGTTATTGAACCAGAAACACGAACAGGAACACAACGTTTTAAAGTGTCGGCTAAACAAATGTTTCCTTGGTTTGGTACTATTACGTCACGTGAAAATTATGCAAGTGCTTTAGCTGAAATCGATTATGAAGCGATTGTAATTGCTAAACGAAAGTTAATCGTTTCTGTATTGGAATCTTACTATAAATTGTACGTTAATAAAGCGAAACAAGCTGTTTTAACAGAAAATATTGAATTATTAGATACGTATGAAGCCTTGGCTTTAACGTCTGTTGAAGTTGGAAAAGCATCTGCTGTTGATGTTTTTAGATTACAAATTCGCCAGAATGAATTAGAACAATTACAACAGGTTTTAGAATACGAATTTTTAGCAGAGCAAACGGCTTTTAACAAGCTTTTGAATAGAGATAGCGCTATTGAAGTGCCTATTGTGCAGTCGTTACTAATGCCTTCCGAAGCACTTGAAATTACTACCGAAAATTTAGCGTTACATCCTGAATTATTAAAATATGATAGACTGTTTAATTCGGTAACACAATCGGAATTACTAAACCAAAAAGAAAGCCATTTGTCGTTTGGATTCGGAATTGATTATATTAATATACAACCAGATTCCGATATTACGTTTAGCAAAAACGGACAAGATATTTTAATGCCAACAGTATCACTTTCCATTCCTATTTTTAATAAGAAATACAAATCGAAAACCAAGCAAAACAAATTGCAACAACAGGAAATAGAATTTCAGAAACAAGACCGTTTAAACACGTTAGAAACACTATTAGACAAAGCAATAAACGATAGGAAATCTGCTAGAATAAGTTATAATACACAAGTAAAAAACTTAAAACAAGCTAAGGATGCCGAATCGATTTTAGTAAGAAGTTACGAAACAGGTACTATTGATTTTAATGATGTTTTAGACATTCAGGAACTACAATTAAAGTTTCAAATTAATCAAATAGAATCTATTAAAAGCTACTATTTACAAACGACAATTATTAATTATTTAATTCAATAA
- a CDS encoding heavy metal translocating P-type ATPase, protein MKHTYHIHGMTCNGCRSHVEDTLLKVKGVLKATVDLEKAEATIEMDSHITLETFQEALKNDGGRYSIHNLGDHNHAKDNSNTSVEIKKGHGTGTFYCPMHCEGDKTYDKSGDCPVCGMDLVEEQNLSNTTTTQWTCPMHPEVIKDEPGACPICGMDLVPLEADASAEDKTYNKLLKKFWIAVAFTVPIFLIAMSEMLSNNPLYTILEQKTWNWIQFVLSIPVVFYATWMFFTRAWTSIKTRNFNMFTLIGIGSGIAWLFSVFAMLFPDVFPIDFKTADGNVFVYFEAATVILTLVLLGQLLEAKAHSQTSGAIKELLKLVPATATLVTEGEDKIIAIDKIEQGNLLRVKPGEKIPVDGSIVEGQSSIDESMITGEPIPVDKIVADKVTSGTINGTKSFVMKAEKVGSETLLSQIIHMVNNASRSKAPIQKLADKIAKYFVPTVLLVSIITFILWAVFGPEPAYVFAFVNAIAVLIIACPCALGLATPMSVMVGVGRGAQSGVLIKNAEALETMNKVDVLIVDKTGTITEGKPSVEKVIAVTKIEQELLLHYIASLNQYSEHPLAEAIVNYGKSKQVAITKVNDFEAVAGKGVIGTIDNKKVALGNAKLLEQFSISISESLASQVIAEQEQGKTVSYITVENEAVGYVTIFDAIKKTSQEAIKQLQDNGIDVIMLTGDNKNTAKAVAEQLKLKHYKAECLPEDKLNEIKKLQQQGKVVAMAGDGINDAPALAQSDVGIAMGTGTDVAIESATITLVKGDLQGIVKAKNLSHGVVKNIQQNLFFAFVYNVIGVPIAAGILYPFFGLLLSPMIAALAMSFSSVSVIANALRLRNIKI, encoded by the coding sequence ATGAAACATACATATCACATACACGGAATGACTTGCAACGGATGTCGCAGTCATGTGGAAGACACCCTTCTAAAAGTAAAAGGTGTTTTAAAAGCTACAGTTGATTTAGAAAAAGCGGAAGCTACGATAGAAATGGATTCACATATCACCTTAGAAACCTTTCAGGAGGCTTTAAAAAACGATGGTGGTCGATACAGCATACATAATTTAGGAGACCATAATCATGCTAAGGACAATAGTAATACTTCCGTGGAAATAAAAAAAGGACATGGTACCGGTACTTTTTACTGTCCGATGCATTGTGAAGGCGATAAAACCTATGACAAATCTGGCGATTGCCCAGTATGCGGAATGGATTTAGTGGAAGAACAAAACCTATCAAATACCACAACAACGCAATGGACGTGCCCAATGCATCCTGAAGTTATTAAAGACGAACCTGGAGCGTGTCCCATTTGCGGAATGGATTTAGTGCCATTGGAAGCAGATGCTTCAGCAGAAGATAAAACCTATAATAAACTGTTAAAAAAGTTTTGGATTGCAGTCGCTTTTACTGTGCCCATATTTTTAATAGCCATGTCAGAAATGCTCAGCAATAATCCATTATACACCATTTTAGAGCAAAAAACATGGAATTGGATTCAGTTTGTATTATCTATTCCTGTTGTGTTTTATGCCACATGGATGTTCTTTACACGTGCTTGGACTTCAATTAAAACAAGAAACTTTAACATGTTTACGCTAATCGGTATTGGTTCTGGTATTGCCTGGTTATTTAGTGTATTCGCTATGTTATTTCCAGACGTATTTCCTATAGATTTTAAAACCGCAGATGGCAATGTCTTTGTGTATTTTGAAGCTGCAACAGTGATTCTAACCTTAGTATTATTAGGACAATTATTAGAAGCAAAAGCGCATAGTCAAACTAGTGGCGCAATAAAGGAACTACTAAAATTAGTACCCGCAACCGCAACATTGGTAACAGAAGGCGAAGACAAAATTATTGCAATTGATAAGATTGAACAAGGCAATTTATTACGTGTAAAACCAGGAGAGAAAATACCCGTAGATGGTAGTATTGTTGAAGGACAGAGTAGTATTGACGAATCTATGATTACCGGAGAACCTATTCCTGTTGATAAAATTGTAGCCGATAAAGTAACCTCAGGAACCATAAATGGCACAAAGTCGTTTGTAATGAAAGCTGAAAAAGTAGGTTCGGAAACATTACTGTCTCAAATCATTCATATGGTTAATAACGCCAGTCGCTCTAAAGCACCAATACAGAAACTGGCAGATAAAATTGCTAAGTATTTTGTACCTACCGTATTACTAGTTTCTATAATTACCTTTATTCTTTGGGCAGTCTTTGGTCCAGAACCAGCGTATGTATTTGCGTTTGTAAATGCCATTGCTGTATTAATTATTGCCTGTCCTTGTGCTTTAGGGTTAGCAACACCAATGTCTGTTATGGTTGGTGTTGGTAGAGGTGCACAATCTGGTGTCTTAATTAAAAATGCAGAAGCTTTAGAGACAATGAATAAAGTAGATGTGCTTATTGTAGATAAAACAGGAACAATTACAGAAGGAAAACCATCTGTTGAAAAAGTAATTGCTGTTACTAAAATTGAACAAGAGCTACTACTCCACTACATTGCTTCTTTAAATCAATATAGCGAGCATCCTTTAGCAGAAGCTATTGTCAATTATGGTAAATCAAAACAGGTCGCTATTACCAAAGTAAACGATTTTGAAGCAGTAGCAGGAAAAGGCGTTATTGGTACTATTGATAATAAAAAAGTAGCTTTAGGAAATGCTAAATTATTAGAGCAATTCTCTATTTCTATATCAGAAAGTTTAGCTAGTCAAGTAATTGCAGAACAAGAACAAGGAAAAACAGTGTCTTATATCACCGTAGAAAATGAAGCTGTAGGATATGTTACTATTTTTGATGCCATTAAAAAGACAAGTCAAGAGGCTATAAAACAACTTCAGGACAATGGTATTGACGTTATTATGCTTACTGGTGACAATAAAAACACAGCTAAAGCAGTCGCAGAACAATTAAAACTAAAACATTATAAAGCAGAATGTCTGCCAGAAGATAAACTAAACGAAATAAAAAAATTGCAACAACAAGGAAAAGTAGTTGCTATGGCTGGAGATGGTATTAATGATGCACCAGCTTTAGCACAGTCGGACGTTGGTATTGCAATGGGAACAGGAACCGATGTTGCTATTGAAAGTGCTACAATTACTTTAGTTAAAGGAGATTTACAAGGCATTGTAAAAGCTAAAAACTTAAGTCACGGTGTGGTTAAAAACATACAACAAAACTTGTTTTTTGCATTTGTTTATAATGTTATCGGTGTACCAATTGCAGCAGGAATATTATATCCATTTTTCGGATTGTTATTATCTCCAATGATTGCAGCATTAGCAATGAGTTTTAGTTCGGTATCAGTAATAGCCAATGCGTTACGTTTAAGAAATATTAAAATATAG
- a CDS encoding AraC family transcriptional regulator, which produces MNTIPILNIEQFEEDSFSNFYSNDLSTHLKNNALMVHKPHSHNFFLCVFFLEGTGTHEIDFSSYDVTKGSVFFLRPGQTHSWSFTSAPKGYIFFHTQDFYECYFLNKSITQFPFYYSYENPPYLGLSETEIKLVNSRFEDINTEFHQTNIYKKQKLASLINLTYIDLSRIYTAIDAKHDVLSSSYLKALSVLEQTIETFYKTEKSAKFYANKLNITVKHLNRITKSTINKTTTQLITDRVLLEAKRLLVHSNNSFSRTAETLGYNDYAHFSKLFKMKVGMTPLDFKKRYEIDDN; this is translated from the coding sequence ATGAACACGATACCTATTTTAAATATTGAACAGTTTGAGGAAGATTCTTTTTCAAACTTTTATAGTAATGATTTAAGTACACACTTAAAAAATAACGCACTAATGGTGCATAAACCACATAGTCACAACTTTTTTTTATGTGTGTTTTTTTTAGAAGGAACGGGAACACACGAAATAGATTTTAGTAGTTATGATGTTACTAAAGGCAGTGTCTTTTTTCTAAGGCCTGGTCAAACGCATAGCTGGTCTTTTACTAGTGCACCAAAAGGCTATATTTTTTTTCATACTCAAGACTTTTATGAATGCTATTTTTTGAATAAAAGCATCACACAATTTCCATTTTATTATTCTTATGAAAATCCACCCTATTTGGGTTTAAGTGAAACGGAAATTAAGCTCGTTAATTCTAGATTTGAAGACATAAACACGGAGTTTCACCAAACTAATATATATAAAAAGCAAAAACTAGCAAGCCTTATTAATCTTACCTATATTGATTTGTCTCGCATTTATACAGCTATAGATGCTAAACATGACGTTTTATCCTCGTCCTATTTAAAAGCTTTAAGTGTTTTAGAGCAAACCATTGAAACCTTTTATAAAACAGAGAAATCAGCTAAATTTTATGCAAACAAATTAAATATTACAGTTAAGCATTTAAATAGGATTACTAAATCAACGATTAATAAAACGACAACCCAACTTATTACAGATCGCGTACTATTGGAAGCCAAACGATTATTAGTACATTCTAATAATTCCTTTTCTAGAACAGCAGAAACTTTAGGTTATAATGATTATGCACATTTTTCTAAATTATTTAAAATGAAAGTAGGTATGACGCCTTTAGATTTTAAAAAACGGTATGAAATTGATGACAATTAG
- a CDS encoding porin family protein — MKKLLFITAITIFGFTNAQAQEVEFGAKIGANFTSIYGDTNDNVELITSVINFGVYSEISLTEKFSFQPEIMYSIQGFSINDDVTGTDDIVSLNYLNVPLMGKYHVTKGLSLEAGPQIGFLLSAKNEDIDVKDTFKSIDVGVNLGLEYKLENGLNFGARYNFGLLNINDIEGSSDKFKNGVAQFTIGYSFF; from the coding sequence ATGAAAAAATTATTATTTATTACCGCAATTACCATTTTTGGTTTTACAAATGCACAAGCACAAGAGGTGGAGTTTGGTGCTAAAATTGGTGCAAATTTCACTTCTATTTATGGAGATACTAATGACAATGTTGAACTGATAACGAGTGTTATTAATTTTGGTGTTTATTCTGAGATTTCACTAACCGAGAAATTCTCTTTTCAACCAGAAATCATGTACTCTATTCAAGGTTTTAGTATTAATGACGATGTCACTGGGACAGACGATATTGTATCATTAAATTACTTAAATGTGCCTTTAATGGGAAAATACCATGTTACTAAAGGACTGAGTCTTGAAGCAGGGCCACAAATAGGATTTTTGTTGTCTGCTAAGAATGAAGATATAGATGTAAAAGACACTTTTAAATCTATAGATGTTGGTGTTAATTTAGGATTAGAATATAAATTAGAAAACGGATTGAATTTTGGAGCACGATATAATTTTGGCTTATTAAATATTAATGATATTGAAGGGTCTTCAGATAAATTTAAAAATGGTGTAGCACAATTTACTATTGGTTATTCTTTTTTCTAG
- a CDS encoding EamA family transporter, translated as MWMYLGLLAALFLGLHNLCKKHAVQGNEVFPVLLGTVSSGFLFVGSFYVLSFIYPDYALAHGYHFQELSWQSHGFIFIKSIIMASSWVLAYQALKHLPITIVTPIRSAGPFFTFIGAIVIYKESPNPYQWIGFFLIIFSVLLYSKIGKKEGINFKSNKWIFAIIGATFLGASSGLYDKFLIQNLHLNPQTLQFWFCLYTILILLVILTITWFPYAKKRQAFKFRWSIIAVGILLQAADYFYFKALQDPEALIMLLSAIKRSQIIIAVVIGGVVFKEKNKRQKLIPLAGIMLGVFLILYSN; from the coding sequence ATGTGGATGTATTTAGGTTTATTAGCAGCACTCTTTTTGGGTTTACACAATTTGTGCAAAAAACATGCTGTACAAGGTAATGAAGTCTTTCCTGTACTATTAGGAACAGTGTCTAGCGGGTTTTTATTTGTAGGGAGCTTTTATGTACTCTCTTTTATATATCCAGACTATGCCTTAGCACATGGTTACCACTTTCAGGAGCTCTCATGGCAAAGTCATGGTTTTATTTTTATAAAATCCATTATCATGGCTAGTTCTTGGGTTTTAGCCTATCAAGCTTTAAAGCACTTACCTATTACTATTGTTACGCCAATACGTTCTGCTGGCCCTTTTTTTACATTTATTGGCGCCATTGTTATTTATAAAGAAAGTCCTAATCCATACCAATGGATTGGATTTTTTCTGATCATTTTTTCTGTATTACTCTATTCCAAAATCGGAAAAAAGGAAGGCATTAATTTTAAGAGCAACAAATGGATATTTGCTATAATCGGTGCTACCTTTTTAGGCGCTTCTAGTGGTTTATATGATAAGTTCCTGATTCAAAATTTACACTTAAACCCACAAACCTTACAATTTTGGTTTTGTCTTTACACCATACTTATTTTACTAGTAATCTTGACTATTACCTGGTTTCCGTATGCTAAAAAAAGACAAGCTTTCAAGTTTAGATGGTCTATTATTGCTGTTGGTATTTTACTACAAGCAGCCGACTACTTCTATTTTAAAGCATTACAAGATCCAGAAGCCTTAATTATGCTATTGTCCGCAATAAAACGAAGTCAAATAATAATTGCTGTTGTCATTGGCGGGGTCGTATTTAAGGAAAAAAATAAACGACAAAAACTGATTCCTTTAGCCGGTATTATGCTTGGTGTTTTTCTAATTTTATATTCAAATTAG